The following are encoded in a window of Solibacillus sp. FSL R7-0668 genomic DNA:
- the trpD gene encoding anthranilate phosphoribosyltransferase encodes MTLISYIEQISRQEHLVFEEMQQAAQIIFNEQTPKEQIASFLLAMNDKGVTAHEVAGLAHVMKSHAVAVDAPEGIYIDNCGTGGDGLQSFNISTTAAFVLAGGGILVAKHGNRKISSASGSSDVLEALGITLLPNTAQTTELLKLHGIAFLHAPNMHPKLKRIGEVRQALGKPTIFNLVGPLTNPVPLKTQFVGINRPNFTTDYAEVLHMLGRERAIVVSGSQGMDEASLDGENTFVLLDRGDIIPFKLRAEDVGLTPQPLSAIRGGTPAENAVIMRELLKGKQSVYFDTVILNAGIGFFAYGLADTMKEGIDMAKDSILSGRALEKLENVVAYSKQVVQEESAK; translated from the coding sequence ATGACGTTAATTTCATATATTGAACAAATTTCGCGTCAGGAGCATTTAGTGTTTGAGGAAATGCAACAAGCCGCGCAAATCATTTTTAATGAACAAACACCAAAAGAGCAAATCGCCTCGTTTTTATTGGCGATGAATGATAAAGGGGTTACAGCACATGAAGTGGCAGGCCTAGCACATGTAATGAAATCCCATGCTGTAGCGGTGGATGCACCTGAAGGTATTTATATCGACAACTGCGGTACAGGCGGCGATGGCTTGCAAAGCTTCAACATTAGTACAACAGCTGCATTCGTTTTAGCAGGTGGTGGCATTTTAGTCGCCAAGCACGGCAATCGTAAAATCTCCAGTGCCTCTGGTAGCTCAGACGTATTAGAGGCACTTGGCATTACATTGCTTCCCAATACTGCACAAACAACAGAGCTTTTAAAATTACATGGCATCGCCTTTTTACACGCACCGAATATGCACCCAAAATTAAAGCGCATTGGTGAGGTTCGCCAAGCACTTGGCAAGCCGACGATTTTTAACTTAGTTGGCCCATTAACTAATCCCGTGCCATTGAAAACACAATTTGTTGGCATTAATCGTCCAAACTTTACGACGGATTATGCGGAAGTGTTGCATATGCTTGGACGTGAACGCGCCATTGTTGTATCTGGCTCACAAGGCATGGATGAAGCGTCACTGGATGGGGAAAATACATTTGTCCTGCTTGATCGAGGCGATATTATTCCCTTTAAATTACGTGCAGAAGATGTCGGCTTAACACCGCAGCCACTTTCAGCCATTCGTGGAGGCACACCCGCTGAAAATGCTGTAATTATGCGCGAGCTTTTAAAAGGAAAGCAAAGCGTTTATTTCGATACGGTCATACTTAATGCCGGCATTGGCTTTTTCGCATATGGCTTAGCCGACACTATGAAGGAAGGCATCGACATGGCAAAGGACAGTATTCTTTCCGGTCGTGCACTCGAAAAGCTTGAAAATGTTGTTGCTTATAGTAAGCAAGTCGTTCAGGAGGAATCAGCAAAATGA
- a CDS encoding metal ABC transporter ATP-binding protein encodes MSIKQRFRTSMKKVNGDLLTPISIFQRLQGERKFLLESSMKYEGHGRYSFIGISPRKTYRGEQEQLIDLSHLTNKQYTYEGELIALLKQVMPRVSSHTEYPFTGGGIGYIEAAPKGLPALQFHIYDTLVIFDHLTDEIAVFHTNIEAEQKEPNIDAFIDELFANPTTKETSYTLHRMESLAEGQYQAQFSGDAFALYRKLRVEHAAPYMYYLEFDDCTIVGTSEHNYLQVQDGALSVTTEAPSIERFCQSSTYTANTVQCGELSPTSHAIDVVKALKPAQGLIGYIGFNGQVDFITPEKMITITGDTAQIQSNLTTGVPFETLLKG; translated from the coding sequence ATGTCCATTAAACAGCGCTTTCGCACGTCAATGAAAAAAGTAAACGGTGATTTACTAACACCTATTTCCATTTTCCAGCGTTTGCAAGGTGAACGAAAATTTTTATTAGAAAGTTCCATGAAATATGAAGGTCACGGGCGCTACTCGTTTATTGGCATCAGTCCTCGAAAAACCTATCGTGGTGAGCAGGAGCAATTAATCGATTTATCGCATTTAACAAATAAACAATATACGTACGAGGGCGAATTGATTGCCCTATTAAAGCAAGTGATGCCACGTGTATCGTCTCATACAGAATACCCGTTCACAGGTGGGGGGATTGGCTATATTGAGGCTGCGCCAAAAGGGCTACCTGCATTACAGTTTCATATTTATGATACGCTCGTCATTTTCGATCATTTAACAGATGAAATTGCCGTGTTTCATACCAATATCGAAGCCGAGCAAAAGGAGCCAAATATCGATGCTTTTATCGACGAGCTATTTGCCAATCCAACAACGAAGGAAACGTCATACACCCTTCATCGTATGGAATCCCTAGCAGAAGGCCAATACCAAGCACAGTTCTCAGGTGATGCATTTGCACTTTACCGTAAGCTACGTGTCGAGCATGCCGCACCTTATATGTACTACTTGGAATTCGATGATTGCACGATTGTTGGGACATCCGAGCACAATTATCTACAGGTTCAGGATGGTGCGCTTTCAGTAACTACTGAAGCGCCATCCATCGAGCGTTTTTGCCAAAGCTCGACCTATACCGCAAATACGGTACAATGCGGTGAACTCAGCCCAACAAGCCACGCGATTGATGTCGTCAAGGCATTGAAGCCAGCGCAAGGGTTAATTGGCTATATCGGCTTTAACGGACAGGTCGATTTCATAACACCTGAAAAGATGATTACCATTACGGGCGACACGGCACAAATTCAATCAAATTTAACTACAGGCGTACCATTCGAAACGCTTTTGAAAGGATGA
- a CDS encoding QueT transporter family protein, with protein MKVKFLATTGIIAALYIAVTMLVAPFGFTEVQFRISEMFNHLVAFNPRFAGGIILGVFISNMFSPLGWYDLVFGVIHSAVTLGIFILICKFVKNIAARLIINSLLFTFTMFIIAFELNLALELPFLWTWLTVAAGEFVVLIVGAPIMYTLNKRLDFKKLI; from the coding sequence ATGAAAGTCAAATTTTTAGCAACAACTGGGATTATTGCGGCGCTTTATATTGCTGTGACAATGCTTGTTGCACCATTCGGATTTACGGAGGTACAATTTCGTATTTCTGAAATGTTTAATCATTTAGTAGCATTTAATCCACGCTTTGCCGGTGGGATTATTTTAGGAGTATTCATCTCCAATATGTTCTCGCCACTTGGCTGGTACGACCTGGTGTTTGGCGTTATTCATTCTGCTGTCACACTTGGTATCTTTATTTTGATTTGCAAATTTGTGAAAAACATTGCTGCACGCCTTATTATTAACTCATTGTTATTTACGTTTACGATGTTCATCATTGCGTTTGAGTTAAACTTAGCATTGGAGTTGCCATTCCTATGGACTTGGTTAACGGTGGCTGCAGGCGAATTCGTTGTACTGATTGTCGGTGCGCCGATTATGTATACATTGAATAAACGACTTGATTTTAAAAAATTAATATAA
- a CDS encoding methyl-accepting chemotaxis protein: protein MNIIEALAMSAPYIHAALKEEAIVAVCDKSTETIVKYLKGKRVDSGYKDGEKVNASDTNVYTAFNGQNADVIISEDVYGVAINAFAFPIRENGQVVGALAFGLPIDKEQELEKYMDGISRIIHNLQDNVHTLASHSEELAATSEEINKQTQVALDDAEKSNGVTSLIKNISRQTNLLGLNASIEAARAGQHGAGFNIVAQEVRKLSFETSTATENIEASLHSINLNLSNLMQNMGQINSASNEQAQLIQDFSEVIDELSNLSKEMKVFMHNALK from the coding sequence ATGAATATTATTGAAGCATTAGCGATGTCGGCTCCGTATATTCACGCGGCATTAAAGGAAGAAGCAATTGTTGCTGTATGCGATAAAAGCACAGAAACAATCGTGAAATATTTAAAAGGTAAGCGCGTGGACTCGGGTTATAAGGACGGAGAAAAAGTAAACGCTAGCGACACAAATGTCTATACAGCATTTAATGGACAAAATGCAGACGTGATTATTTCGGAAGATGTGTATGGTGTGGCGATTAACGCGTTTGCATTTCCAATCCGTGAAAATGGCCAAGTAGTCGGGGCATTAGCATTCGGTTTACCGATTGATAAAGAACAAGAATTAGAAAAGTACATGGATGGTATCTCACGCATTATTCATAATTTACAAGATAATGTGCATACGCTGGCGTCTCATTCGGAAGAGCTTGCCGCGACGAGCGAAGAGATTAATAAGCAAACACAGGTAGCATTGGACGATGCCGAAAAATCAAATGGTGTCACATCATTAATTAAAAATATTTCGCGTCAAACGAACTTACTTGGCTTAAATGCATCGATTGAGGCTGCGCGTGCAGGTCAGCATGGTGCCGGATTTAATATTGTGGCGCAAGAAGTCCGCAAATTATCATTTGAAACATCTACAGCTACCGAAAATATTGAAGCATCACTACATAGCATTAACCTAAATTTATCGAATTTAATGCAAAATATGGGGCAAATCAATTCAGCATCAAACGAACAGGCACAATTAATTCAAGATTTTAGTGAAGTTATCGATGAATTAAGCAACTTAAGTAAAGAAATGAAAGTATTCATGCATAATGCATTGAAATAG
- a CDS encoding ABC transporter substrate-binding protein, whose amino-acid sequence MKRNLLKLSFVLFGLLFVLAACGGEEKETSSTGGAGETGASKTFKIGTTQIVEHPSLDAASKGFKKAIEDAGIKAEYVDESANGDNSNNMTIAQKLVSENVDLIFANSTPSAQAAKSATADIPIIFTSVTDAIGAELIDSMEQPGANVTGTIDLHPETMPKTVAFLKELGAKNVGMIYNAGEQNSVAQIAAVKELAAKEGVTIVDAAVSASSEVKQAAESLIGKVDAFYVVTDNTVVSALESVVDVANTNTLPLIVGELDSVERGGLAAYGFDYFDIGYEAGQMAAQVLLEGKTPADIPSAYPANLKLVINKAVAESLDLKVKPEWEAEVK is encoded by the coding sequence ATGAAACGCAATTTACTGAAGCTATCATTCGTATTATTCGGACTTCTGTTTGTATTAGCAGCATGTGGTGGAGAAGAGAAAGAAACTTCTTCTACTGGCGGCGCTGGGGAAACAGGAGCATCAAAAACATTTAAAATCGGTACAACTCAAATTGTAGAGCATCCATCTTTAGATGCAGCAAGTAAAGGGTTTAAAAAGGCTATTGAAGATGCTGGCATTAAAGCCGAGTATGTTGATGAATCAGCAAACGGTGATAACAGTAACAATATGACAATTGCACAAAAACTAGTAAGTGAAAACGTAGATTTAATATTTGCGAACTCAACACCATCAGCACAGGCGGCAAAAAGTGCAACAGCGGATATTCCGATTATCTTTACTTCTGTAACAGATGCCATTGGAGCAGAGTTAATTGATTCGATGGAGCAACCAGGCGCAAACGTTACAGGGACAATCGATTTACACCCAGAAACAATGCCAAAAACAGTGGCATTCTTAAAAGAACTAGGTGCGAAAAATGTTGGAATGATCTATAACGCGGGCGAGCAAAACTCAGTCGCACAAATTGCAGCAGTAAAAGAATTAGCTGCAAAAGAAGGCGTAACAATCGTGGATGCAGCGGTATCTGCTTCTTCAGAAGTAAAGCAAGCAGCGGAATCATTAATCGGTAAAGTAGATGCATTCTACGTAGTAACAGATAATACAGTGGTTTCGGCATTAGAATCAGTAGTAGATGTAGCAAATACCAACACATTACCGTTAATCGTTGGGGAGTTAGATTCTGTTGAGCGCGGTGGTTTAGCAGCATACGGTTTCGACTACTTCGATATCGGTTATGAAGCAGGTCAAATGGCAGCACAAGTATTATTAGAAGGTAAAACACCTGCTGATATTCCTTCTGCTTATCCTGCAAATTTAAAATTAGTTATTAATAAAGCAGTTGCAGAAAGCTTAGACTTAAAAGTGAAGCCTGAGTGGGAAGCAGAAGTAAAATAA
- a CDS encoding ABC transporter permease, translating into MFTALFGSVEQGIIYAIMALGVYLTFRVLDFPDLTVDGSFVTGAGTAAMMIVLGYNPILATLVATIAGFIAGCMTGILHTKGKINPLLSGILMMIALYSINLRIMGLSSDSGVTRPNIPLLNSETIFSMFGNFWSGLGIDSALSSMLKSMGVQSIPSTWGVLVLMLIVTMMIKFIVDWFLKTEVGLAIRATGDNKRMIRSFSANTDSLIILGLGLSNAMVALSGALIAQYTKFADVGLGIGMIVVGLASVIIGEAIFGTKSIVRITFAVIAGAVIYRIIYALALRVKWLDSGDMKLITALIVILALVIPQIVSKYKEKKRKARRLEERLATQKANVEQGGKGLA; encoded by the coding sequence ATGTTTACAGCTTTGTTTGGTTCAGTGGAGCAAGGGATCATCTATGCAATTATGGCACTTGGCGTGTATTTAACATTCCGCGTGCTAGATTTTCCGGATTTAACCGTTGATGGAAGCTTTGTAACGGGGGCAGGGACAGCCGCGATGATGATCGTACTAGGCTACAATCCAATACTCGCAACATTAGTGGCAACAATTGCTGGATTTATTGCTGGATGTATGACCGGGATTTTACATACAAAGGGGAAAATTAACCCATTATTATCCGGGATTTTAATGATGATTGCGCTGTACTCGATTAATCTGCGCATTATGGGATTAAGCTCGGATTCTGGTGTCACTCGTCCCAATATTCCACTATTAAATTCAGAAACAATTTTCTCAATGTTTGGCAACTTTTGGTCGGGGCTTGGTATTGATAGCGCCTTATCAAGCATGCTGAAATCAATGGGCGTTCAATCCATCCCATCTACATGGGGCGTCTTAGTATTAATGCTGATTGTAACGATGATGATTAAGTTCATTGTAGACTGGTTCTTAAAAACAGAAGTAGGTCTTGCCATCCGTGCAACAGGGGACAATAAGCGCATGATTCGTAGCTTCTCTGCCAATACCGACTCACTAATCATTTTAGGCTTAGGGCTATCCAATGCGATGGTGGCATTATCAGGCGCATTAATTGCTCAGTATACAAAATTCGCGGATGTTGGTTTGGGGATTGGGATGATTGTAGTCGGCTTAGCTTCTGTTATTATAGGGGAAGCTATTTTCGGTACAAAATCGATTGTCCGTATTACATTTGCGGTGATCGCTGGTGCTGTTATTTACCGCATTATTTACGCATTAGCACTGCGCGTAAAATGGTTAGATTCTGGGGATATGAAGCTCATTACGGCATTGATCGTTATTTTAGCATTAGTCATTCCGCAAATTGTCAGCAAGTATAAAGAAAAGAAACGAAAAGCGCGTCGTTTAGAAGAACGATTAGCTACCCAAAAAGCAAACGTAGAGCAGGGAGGTAAGGGCCTTGCTTAA
- a CDS encoding ABC transporter ATP-binding protein codes for MLKLDGINKVFNEGTPDEKIALDNINLHLAPGDFVTIIGSNGAGKSTMMNMISGALTPDFGSVMIDGNDLTRLPEYKRAVHIGRVFQDPMAGTAPTMTVEENLAIAYSRNTKRGLRFGVDKKRREFFKTSLEKLHLNLENRLSAKVGLLSGGERQALSLLMATFTKPSILLLDEHTAALDPSRAELITNLTKELVEESKLTTLMVTHNMQQALDLGNRLIMMDKGQIILKVEEDRKPHLTIPDLMAEFESIRGEKMNSDRALLG; via the coding sequence TTGCTTAAATTAGATGGCATCAACAAAGTATTTAACGAAGGTACACCAGACGAAAAAATTGCCTTAGACAATATTAACTTACATTTAGCACCTGGCGATTTTGTAACGATTATCGGCAGTAACGGTGCAGGGAAATCCACGATGATGAACATGATTTCTGGTGCACTGACACCGGATTTTGGTTCCGTTATGATTGATGGCAATGATTTAACTCGTTTACCAGAATATAAGCGTGCGGTGCATATTGGCCGCGTGTTCCAAGATCCAATGGCCGGTACAGCACCAACTATGACAGTTGAAGAAAACTTGGCGATTGCCTATTCACGTAACACGAAGCGTGGTTTACGTTTTGGAGTCGATAAAAAGCGCCGTGAGTTTTTCAAAACATCATTAGAAAAGCTACACTTAAACTTAGAAAACCGTTTGTCGGCAAAAGTGGGATTGCTATCAGGTGGGGAACGCCAAGCCTTAAGCCTGCTCATGGCAACCTTCACAAAGCCGTCCATCTTACTGTTAGATGAGCATACAGCAGCACTAGACCCATCGCGTGCCGAGCTCATTACCAACCTAACGAAAGAGCTTGTGGAAGAAAGTAAGCTTACGACCCTGATGGTAACGCATAATATGCAGCAAGCGCTAGATTTAGGGAATCGTTTAATTATGATGGATAAAGGTCAAATCATTTTAAAGGTAGAGGAAGACCGCAAGCCGCATTTAACGATTCCAGATTTAATGGCAGAGTTCGAAAGTATCCGTGGTGAAAAGATGAACTCGGATCGCGCATTATTAGGATAA